A stretch of the Nicotiana tabacum cultivar K326 chromosome 6, ASM71507v2, whole genome shotgun sequence genome encodes the following:
- the LOC107816036 gene encoding trihelix transcription factor ENAP2, translated as MESQTATPTRPHAGGREDCWSEGATETLIEAWGDRYVRLNRGNLRQKDWKEVADTVNSRQNGVKPQRTDVQCKNRIDTLKKKYKLEKTKSSPSKWPFYNCLDYLIGTNNVSTSPCNRKLTAAITLTVKSSSNPNPNFGAVNYSGSSSRMNSSGSNYSSHDDLPFGSGGRKNKMEYVGLAEETTAYKELARAILRFGEIYERIESTKQQQMVELEKQRMKFTKDLEVQRMNMFMETQLQIERAKRPARHPTLTGK; from the exons ATGGAGAGCCAAACCGCTACCCCCACTAGGCCTCACGCCGGTGGACGTGAAGACTGCTGGAGTGAAGGTGCCACTGAAACCCTAATCGAAGCTTGGGGCGATCGCTACGTCAGGCTTAATCGCGGCAATCTCCGGCAGAAGGACTGGAAGGAAGTCGCTGACACCGTTAACTCCCGTCAAAACGGCGTTAAGCCTCAGCGCACCGATGTACAGTGTAAGAACCGGATCGATACTTTGAAGAAGAAGTACAAGCTTGAGAAAACCAAGTCATCTCCGTCTAAATGGCCGTTTTATAACTGTCTCGATTATCTCATCGGTACCAATAACGTTTCTACCTCGCCGTGTAATAGAAAATTGACTGCCGCGATTACACTTACCGTTAAGTCAAGCTCTAACCCTAACCCTAACTTTGGTGCCGTGAATTATTCCGGCAGTTCATCGAGGATGAATTCAAGTGGTTCAAATTACAGCTCGCACGATGATTTGCCGTTTGGGAGTGGAGGGAGGAAGAATAAAATGGAGTATGTAGGATTAGCGGAGGAAACTACAGCGTACAAGGAGTTGGCGCGGGCAATATTGAGGTTTGGGGAAATATATGAGAGAATTGAGAGCACAAAGCAGCAGCAGATGGTGGAGTTGGAGAAGCAGAGGATGAAATTCACCAAGGACCTGGAGGTTCAGCGGATGAATATGTTCATGGAAACTCAGTTGCAGATTGAAAGAGCTAAACGTCCTGCCAGGCATCCTACTTTGACAG GAAAATAG